From Antennarius striatus isolate MH-2024 chromosome 14, ASM4005453v1, whole genome shotgun sequence, the proteins below share one genomic window:
- the LOC137607645 gene encoding cbp/p300-interacting transactivator 3-like — MHIIPELTQKTNSSDCRNATELESAAGLHEAEASAGETTPALIQLLCPDSTLRHRGDSAAMAEHMMMPMSHGFRMGMNGPPQHNGQAGLRSLPNGQVMHYGRNPQVNMEAAMRQRQGMVGPGGMAGPVNGAPMTNHHHHQMMSGNMMYNGQGPQQQHHHMHPQQQQQQQGAHPQQYLPGNLTSQQLMASMHLQKLNTQYHGHPLGSANGHHMPNSAQYRVGPAQLSGMQHIGGPLGLNGMDMDLVDEEVLTSLVLEFGLDRVQELPELFLGQNEFDFISDFVCKQQPNTVSC, encoded by the exons ATGCATATAATCCCCGAGCTGACCCAGAAAACAAACTCCTCTGACTGCCGAAACGCCACAGAGTTAGAATCCGCCGCAGGGCTGCATGAAGCCGAAGCATCAGCTGGAGAAACAACCCCGGCGCTGATCCAACTTCTCTGTCCTGATTCCACATTAAGACATCGG ggtgACAGCGCAGCCATGGCTGAACATATGATGATGCCCATGAGTCACGGCTTTAGGATGGGCATGAATGGTCCTCCGCAGCACAACGGCCAGGCTGGCCTGCGCAGTCTGCCCAATGGCCAGGTGATGCACTATGGCCGCAACCCTCAGGTCAACATGGAGGCTGCCATGAGACAGCGGCAGGGCATGGTAGGACCAGGAGGCATGGCTGGGCCTGTGAACGGAGCTCCAATGACcaaccaccatcaccaccagatGATGTCTGGGAACATGATGTATAATGGACAAggcccccagcagcagcaccaccacaTGCACcctcagcagcaacagcagcaacagggTGCACATCCTCAGCAGTACCTCCCTGGTAACCTCACTTCTCAGCAACTCATGGCAAGCATGCACCTGCAAAAACTCAACACTCAGTACCATGGGCACCCGCTGGGCTCAGCCAATGGCCACCACATGCCCAATAGTGCTCAGTATCGGGTGGGTCCAGCCCAGCTATCAGGCATGCAGCACATTGGTGGCCCTTTGGGGCTTAACGGCATGGACATGGATCTGGTCGACGAGGAAGTTCTGACTTCACTGGTGTTGGAGTTTGGGTTGGATCGTGTTCAAGAGCTGCCAGAACTCTTCCTAGGACAGAATGAGTTTGACTTCATATCAGACTTCGTGTGCAAACAGCAGCCAAACACAGTGAGCTGTTGA